In one window of Cupriavidus necator N-1 DNA:
- a CDS encoding YfiR family protein, giving the protein MAPAPASALPGADSARRPPLLRRALPALLAVTLAVLPAMLPPAVTAQPAPQRTDLVARVVFSLLGYARWPVERDPVRLCVDSTSHYSARLMEGGTLANGRSVRTRQVDVLADMLHPACDALYVGAMNEARRKRLSGELTGRPVLVIAEEDFECEVGSMFCLNIRDQQVSFRVNLDTLARSGVHVHPGVLQLGRRKGAPS; this is encoded by the coding sequence ATGGCTCCTGCCCCAGCCAGCGCCCTTCCCGGTGCCGATTCCGCCCGACGTCCCCCGCTGCTGCGCCGCGCCCTGCCGGCCCTGCTCGCCGTGACGCTGGCGGTGCTGCCAGCCATGCTGCCGCCGGCGGTGACGGCGCAGCCCGCGCCGCAGCGCACCGACCTGGTCGCGCGCGTGGTCTTCAGCCTGCTGGGGTATGCACGCTGGCCGGTCGAGCGCGACCCCGTGCGACTGTGCGTGGACAGCACCAGCCACTACTCCGCACGGCTGATGGAAGGCGGCACGCTCGCCAACGGCCGGTCGGTGCGCACGCGCCAGGTCGACGTGCTGGCCGACATGCTGCATCCGGCCTGCGATGCCCTCTACGTCGGCGCCATGAACGAAGCCCGCCGCAAGCGCCTGTCGGGCGAACTGACCGGCCGCCCGGTACTGGTGATCGCCGAAGAAGACTTCGAGTGCGAGGTCGGCAGCATGTTCTGCCTGAACATCCGCGACCAGCAGGTCTCGTTCCGCGTCAACCTTGACACGCTCGCGCGCAGCGGCGTGCATGTGCACCCCGGCGTGCTGCAGCTGGGCCGCCGCAAGGGAGCGCCGTCATGA